CCCTGATGAGTTCATGATTAAGTAATGTATTCTGTCATAATTCCTTGTTCATGCAATAGCATAGTAAATAACGGTTTAGGCAAACTATATTAAAGCCACAGCTCTTGAGCCAGATTATTGCATAGAGCAGAGTGACACTGCAGTGTTGTAATCATCTCTAAGGAGCAAAAACTCCTCTGATCTGGAAGATACAATACATGAATGAATCTTTGCAAGCTGGACATTCACAGAACCTTTCAGCGTTTGGATTGCAGGATGCCAATTCCGTGTGCTGCTCTTGCATCCTGCATTTTCCTGTGCCCTCCACAGTGATTCCCTgtatctctgtttttctctcagctggagaggtgggaaTTCGTGAGATGGCTGACAACATCTGAGACCCAGTGCAGACTCTTCAGTGTATTAAGTACATCTTTTTCCACACACCATCACTGATGACGATGGCTACTTAGGAGGTGCGGTGCATATAAGAAGTTGGATACATATGCTTAAGTTTTTGTGGGATTAGGATTTGCCTTTGCTTACTCTTTTGACTTTTGTCTAATTCAAGGGAGTTATGGGACTGGCTCCTATAGACATGGTGCAGTGATGGCTTCAGAGAATACTTCCCCTCTGAACAGCTCTTCCACAAAAATGGGCTGAATTTACAACTAAGTAATCATTAAAATACAGCTCAGGAGTGGTGGAAGGCAAAGCACACTTGCTAATAGAAGCTTCTGGCTTGGTAAAATTCCAGTGCTActacatttttcatctttataaCATAGCACCTGGTGTCAGGCTACATTTCCCTCCTTGTTCTACACTTGCTTAATTTAGTAGTTTCTGTTGCTCATTGGAGATGGGTATTAGGTATATAAGCTACTGCTTACATCTACAGTTGTTCTTTATATTTACAATTTCTTGCATATCTTTAGGAAATTAACAACAATTTAGTAATAATTGTGCATTTTAGGGTTTTCAGTTAGGTTTATTCAATcgtttttcattttccagacaGCTGTTGATGTGAAGCCAAGGGTGGAGATCTGTAATTATTTCAAAGGACACCAgactgtatttattattttcaaccCAAGTGAGTAAATCTGTCACAATGCCCATTATTTAGTGGCATGAGAGCAAACTATACTTTATAATGTTGTCATTAAACCAGCAAGGGTTTTTCTGCCTTCCCCcccttaatttctttctttatgttttgtagtatattattttcttctggctgAATTCTATATTGGAGATGCACAATAGCAGATCTGATCTGATTAGGGAGGTAGAAGCGTGTCTGTGAGAATAATTCTCTTGGCAGAACATACGTGATTAAAGGAATAGTGAGATACAGCCACAAATCTGTTTGGAGAGATGTTGAATGCAAAAAGCTCAGAAATATTCCATTGTATTTGTAGGCTCATAGCTGATTATAAAACtaaagctttccttttaatgTGATGGTGAAACCTCAGGAGATAATCATCTTAAGGTTTGGATCCTTATTTGAAGTTCATCCAGACTGTTACACCCTTAAATTCTATAAAATCTGGCTGCATATCACACAAGAATAGGCTTTTTTTTGTGAGGTTGTTTGGTACATCCTGCCTCCACTTCATCTGGAAATACTGTAAGAGCAGCCTTTCTTATCATATGatatttataattattatttcaccATTTCTCTTTCCAGACTGGGTGGAGGTTACAAGGATGATCATTCACTTTGAACTCTTAATGTAATATATGACTACGTATAAAGAAATTTCTTGGTTGAAccatctgggggaaaaaaaagagagttttaaaacatctttattaaaatacacCACATAACTTGTAGTATCCTGGACCAGCGCCTCTAGATTCCTGCCCAGGATTGTAGAGTAGCAGAAGGAGTGAGTGTCCCTGGAGTATCTGTTACCTGATTTACATCAAAACTCATTTATGCTAGAGAGAATTTTCCCCATATTTTCTGAATACTTAGTGGactcaaaataacaaaaaataactgATAATGTATGCACCCTGTTGTACCCTTCCATAACTATATCTCTAATCATGAAGCTGATTTATGTAAAATGGGATAGTGAAAGTGCAAtgattgttttggtttttaattccTGACCCATCTCATTAAGCAACGGCAAAACATCCGTGACTGCATGTGTGTAGAGTGTTTCTGGGGTGGTCTATCCATGAGTGCTGGAGAGATGGCAAAATTGTCTTACTGGAACTGCCAGTGggtctgctggctgcagccagtGAATACCTTCAAATGTTTGTCTTCAGCAACATGATACATGGGGCTCTGCTTTTTGAGaattgtttgggattttttgaaagaacaatttttctttggaaagtgcTCATTTGTTGAAACTCTTAATGAAACaatctatttgttttcttggtCTCATGAAAATTTGGAGGAGGGAATTGtatcttttgtgtgtgtgtgtgtttgtaaaCCAATCATCACTGCAGTTTTTCCGTGCAGGGATGttgaggaagaaagaacaagaatttACCACATTCCTCCCCGGGGATGTGTGTGGGAAACTATAGATGAGATTCAAGCCCCCACTTAGACTAAGCAGTGCCCTGAGTGGTAGGCAACTGGGTACCCTGAGATGGGTGAGATGTAATAAATCCAgctgtttgtttaaataatttgaatggACACTGCATGAAACACTGTCCCATTAAGGCAAATGTGTGCACTAGCATTCCTGATAACAACTGCCTGTTGTCCAGGTTCTTGGTTATaggtaaatatatataaatacattttctcacAGGTAAAATAACTCACAAAATAagtttttccacagtttttACAAAAGCTAACCGCACGATTGTTATTATGTGTTTTAGTGGAAACTAGTACAGGAGAAAAAGTGTTTgtgctctgaaaatgaaatattgttcTAGAATATTGAAAATTGTCTTTCAAGACAAATGTGTTACAGCTCAGAGATTGCTCCAGAGAGgaattaagtatttttcatgttttctgaaagtgaGTATTTTCAGTAATATGCAGTATGACCAAGTAGTTCGTTCCTCAATAAAACTTACAATGATTCTCCTGAGCATATCAGTGGAAAGCATATCTTTAAATGAATTTTGGTGCTCAGACTATGcttagtttttgtttttcagtactGGCCTGCTGAACTGAATTGAGACTCACAgatacattaatttttcagcCCACTGATCACAAAGTTTGTGGCCTTGCTCCCAGTGAATATACCTTTTCTGAGTATTAACTAACTAGGGTCCTTATAGCTATCctgaaagagatgaaaatgtGACTCAGCACAGAGAATAATAACCTTCCCACACCTCCTTATAATCCAAGAGGTGAAGTAGCTTGTGCTACTGTACTGCTCTCCAATTACTTGTTCTGGGAATAAgtagaaaatgtaatttctcctttcctttcacaAAGTGTGtaatttttatgcatttgtgTTGAAGTACCTCCAGTCAGAGGCCAGTGCATCTTTGTGATAAGTATTTTATTGTACAGAATGAAAAGGTTTCCTACTCTAGCCTTTACCGTTTGAATAAAGAGAGTTACATAAGGCATATGAGAATTAAGCATAGGAGAATCAAATTGGAAATAAATAGCTATTAACCCCTACCTCCCTcttaaaaaagcccaacaacTTGCAAACCAATTGATCAACTACAAAACACCCATGCTGTAGTAATGAGGGTTCAGTGTTCCCTTCTGAGACAGCTGTTACACCGTACCATGCagaggattttgtttttaatgtgaacTTTCTGTTGTGGTACATAAACTCTAAATTACtaaattacataaatatttaagtgaATTGAGCTTTACTGGCAGACATGTAATTCTCAAATAGTTGAGATTTTTTCTTATCTACATTCTCACAATTGTGTAAAAAACCAGTTATAGTGcagatagcttttttttttttttttttttgagaaagaggGTGTTAGGGGAAAATTGTAGGGAATTCAAACTATTAAgataacatttttctcctattttggTTCTTAGGGATTCGGTCTTTCAAATATGATATAACTGcctaattatttttatctggCCTTTTGGTAACATTTAACCAAATTTTTCTAGCTGTGTTGTACTTGAAATGCAAAATCAGtgggaaatgtttttgtttacaCCATCtaacatttatgaaaaaaatctacagaatTCTTGGAAGAACAGGATCTATAGGATTTTacacccaggaaaaaaaaaaaagaaaaaaagaaaaaggaaacattttatatCATTAAATCTTTCAGTTTAGGGTACTTTTTTATGAAGTCTGCTCAGGTCACCAGAATTTattgttggttttgttattCTGCACGAACAGATGGGTAAATTGAGGTGGCTGTGACAGTGGGGAGCTGAAGCAGCCATTGATGGGACAAGCTTGTTCACCAGAGCATggcccagagcagggctggagcagagcccGATGCTCTCTGGAGCCCTGCCTGGTGTCTGTGCTAGACAAAGCACTGACCTGGCTGGGCAACTGGATCCTAGCTCTGCCATCTCTGCCTTGTAGCCTGTCTAACCTTGTAGGCATGCCTTTAGATGTATTATTCTTCAGGTCCTCTGGGACTGTCTCTCCCATATTCAGCTAGACATCTTCAGCTTCTAATTTAGTCCAAGGACATAAAGAATAGATGCTACCGGGTCACATGGAAGAATGACActattaaaataacaaacagctaatatttatattttatttttagcttattTCCTGTTGTTTCCCTGTGGCTGCTGACGTTGTCACAAAAGCTTCCTTTCTAGTTGCTTTGcttaaaatatacatacattGTGCATAAATGCATCTGTGTGACAGAGCATCTGGGTATGGACTTGTCAGATCATCCAGTGTATTTTCTTATGAATAAAGCGGCATCAGCTCAAACTCCCTGAGAATGAGAACTGTGAGGAGGTTGCAGAAGgaggctttttcttcttctgtgaaCACAGCCCTGAGAACGTAGGTGCTCTGCAGCTTGTATTCTCAACCTAGGGCTTGTAGCACGGGCGGGCAAGCAGATATTTCCCCTGACAGACAGGCAATAGGCAGTGGACTTCAGTCTTGACCCAAACACTGAATGTCTCTCCTCCACTACTTCACAGCAAAGGATTGAGTCAGCATTAGTCCCCTGTGATACTTAATGTCAGAACAAGTCATTCATTAGGAGTTACCATATTTATAAGTACTGAAAGGGAGGGTAGGACCTTCAGATTATAGTGCAGGATGCTATCCCTTGAGGTGTCATGTTGTTTCTTGCTCTCTCtccttcctatttttaatttccctttgaaCTGAGTTTGAGTCACACAGGactgaaacaaatatttaaaaatgcaacagaCAATAATTCAGCTTCCTTATTTCTTGGCCTATTCATGTACTGACCAGACACTCTTAGTCTTCTTAATTTCCGATCTCTGTCCCCAAACTCCATTTGCTTCCTGAATTTCTCTGGCTTATGGTAACACCACAAAGCCCATCCGATTACTCATTTAGGcttattgtttcctttttttttcctgaggggTAGCCAGTTCTCATAAATATAAGTTATTCCTGGACAGGTAAATTTCATCACTTACTGTGGTGAAATCAAATATGTTACAAGGGGTTCCCAATCTTTCATGAGCATTGCCAACATGTgtaattaggattttttttttttttttccctgttgggAATTTGCTGGAGTGAGGAAAAAGATAAAGGTTGTCAAAAGCTAACTTTCTCTGTGTTTatgtttccattattttcttactgcttGAGGGTACAACAGAACTGAAATTGTTACACAAGTTGTGGCTTGGTCCCAGCGTCACATCACCATTTTCACCACAATATCATGTCCAATGATAGATGAGGCATGAATTATCCATATTTTGCTCAAAATGTCCTGTTCTTAACACATTTGTCTGTaagttttttaaagatactgtaGATGTCTGTAGTGAGCGGGTTCTAATTCTATTTAAGTGACATTAGGAGGTCCTGGCTGCAGTAACAGCACCGAAAAGACGGGGGTTTTGACCACTGTTCATCCGGGATCTCAGGATTTCACATGAAATCTCTTAAGTTGTATGAGTACATGTGAGTCAGTTCTCCTTCTGGCTCACTGTGTAGTATTTTGTACCCACAGCTTCCATTAAAGGTCCTTCAGCAAAGTATCCACATGATAGACCCGCTCTTATAGATTCTATATATGGCACCGTATGTAGCTTTCTCTGAGTGTAATATGCATATGTgttctttttaaacttctctccattttcttcttctcctagGTATTATGACAACTTTACCCAGTGCACAGAACGTGAAGCGAACAATGCAAGTTGCTTTTGGCCAAACCCCCTCGCAGAGGGCTTTATCACTGGAATTCATAAACAATTCTTTTCAAACTGTACTTCAGAAAAGGTTCACTGGGAAGATCCACCAGATGAAATTCTCATAACTCTGATCTTGATCCCAGTCATGTTGACATGTGCCATGATAACACTGGTAGTATGGTGCAGCAAGAGAAGTGATATCCTGGTGTAAAGTGTTCCTCTgggctttcttttctccatttccttcttCCAAAAGCACTAAGAAAGGAGGATTAAGAGAGAAACTCAACATAAAGATTTCAGATCTGCTGAAATGGAACCTGTGAGATACTGAGACAGACAATACTCCCATGAACAaagagctgcctgctgctgctgctgctgaaagtcACTGCTTCTGAGCTTGGCCATCGGTGTTGCTGGTGCAAAGCTCTCTACTTCCAGCGGGCCTCATCAACACGGAGTTCACAGGCAGCTCCAAGAAACAGGAGAGTCCACAGGCAAGTGGACCCCTTAGCTGCAAAAGGGGTAAAGTTACTGTCCCATGGGTAAAGCTGGTTGGTAAACTAAGTTTTGCAAAACTGTATGTAggtgtatgtatgcatgtgtaacATTGACTGCGGGGGAGATATCTCTTGAGTTTTTGTGCAGGACACTTGAGGTTTTCACCTGTGAACCTTGTGACTTGGATAGAAGATTACTGGCAAAGGAACTTAACATGGAAGTGGCAGTTTTTCCTGGAAGCTAGTCAAAAACATCATTATTAAGAACTGGAAGTATTGTCCTGGCAAAGAAACAATTTAAGTGTCCAGTAACTATCCCCATGGGGAAATTATCATGCCACGTTATAAAATAGTTTATAAAATGCCTTTAAGCATGGCTACTTGGAATTGTATGGCTTACAAACAAACTCTGGGAAGATATACAGGTCTTATTTTACAGAGCTGGAAAATGTGAGAGGAAATCGGTTGATTATAAATATACTAAGGAGTAATGAACAAACTTTCATATGCCagactgtttatttttcctcttttataaTTATTCTTGACGACTTGTGTTCACTGTATACTCCCCACTCTCACTTCAATTTGTCCAAGTGATATcctacaaataaatataaaggtGTCATGTTGATTGAGGTGCCTTtcagaatataattttgtaCATAAATAATTCTTCGTCCCTTGAAGAGTGTGGGAACTGAAGTATGAACATCAGAGCTTGGAACAGACgtaggaggaaagagaaaaaaattctactcAGAAATCTTATTCTATAAAGCTATTCCTATGTAACAGTTTAAATAAAGATCATATGCCCCAAATAAAACAACTTCTGTGTTGTGTTGtaaacctttcttttctgtcatttcacAAAATGCCTTTCAGTCGAATGCTCTTCTATTGTAAGTGAGCAATATCTGTTACAAGTGGCTCTTCATTTTTCCATACCTTATGcacacaaataaaatacaggttGAATGGCCAAGTAATGGTGTTTCATATCTCTGCTAGTTAGATTTTCTCCTTTAAGATTCTGACCCAGTGTTTGAGATTTAGGTCTCTGTGTGAGAGAAGCGTTTCAAAGCTTGAATCAAATTAGAAGTGCCCCCTTCACTAGAA
This sequence is a window from Pelecanus crispus isolate bPelCri1 chromosome 2, bPelCri1.pri, whole genome shotgun sequence. Protein-coding genes within it:
- the RAMP3 gene encoding receptor activity-modifying protein 3; translation: MSLKIFSDHVADYPELWSTVNGLMTLGFAGARQQTNLCNESLMLEKLPACGKSFEEMMKKVDSKKWCNLTEFIMYYDNFTQCTEREANNASCFWPNPLAEGFITGIHKQFFSNCTSEKVHWEDPPDEILITLILIPVMLTCAMITLVVWCSKRSDILV